The genomic interval gagaggcggggagaggagagtagaaaataagagaagagaaaacgAACCCTTTCTCTAATGCCCATCGTCTGGTAGTTCCAATCTGGCCTCCGCTCGTCTCAGACGGCGTAACCCATTTCCCATCGCGGTAGAAGAAGGGGGTTGTGAGGGAACCTTCCATGATTTCTGCGTTGTGGGAAGAGATGAGGAGGACTTCTTGGGGGGAGGTGAAGGTGGGGATTTGGGCGCGCGAACGCGCGGTGTCGTAGGGGGTGCGCGAGGTGGTTTTGAAGGAGGTGTAGGGCGTGGGGGTGGTGGGGGAGGGGTCCGGGATGATGGTCCAGGGGGATGATTGGGTGGGGTCGCTGGGGAGGGTGGTGGTGGGCCCGAGGGTTAGGGCGCCGCCTGTTAGGGGGGAGATGGTAGGGGCAGGGGTGGGAATCGAGGTGGGAGGTGGGAGACGGGTCGGGAAGAGATTGGATAGGGGGACTGGGGGAACTGGGTTGCTTTCGATGGTTATGGTGCCTTCGTGATCGAGGACGATGCGCACGCGCAGCGGAGTGGGGGACTGTGTGTCGATAGAGTTGGAGAGGACAGAGAGGAGGTTTTGAAATCCGGAGGCTCCTGAGATGGCGGTTATGGCGGGGTGAAAAGAGAAGTGTGATGCGGCTTGTAGGAGACGGTCGCGGTGGTAGGGGAGCATGTAGAagggggatggggaaggGGTGGGGAGAGGCCAGGATTCGATGTTCTTGGgggattggaggaggagggggtcGTAGCGGAGGGAGGTGAAGAGTTGGAAGGTTGGTGTGGAGTTGGGGGGTGGGGAGGGAGACATGTTGGTTGGTGGGTGGGAGTGCTGGGGGTTTGTTTGTTAGAATCTTGATTATGTTTTGGAATTTGTGAAATCGAAATGAAAAAGTTGGCGATGTTGGGGATTGTGGTAatcatatatgtatgtgaCTCTGAGTCATAATCTAATTCGCAAAGCGGAGATTGGTAGAAGAGACTTCTTCATTTGCGTACCTATCCATTATACATTTACTTGATGTATAATCGAAGTACGAAAACCACTATCAActttttttatcaaaaacGCATGGCATCCCTCTTGGAATAGCTGGGGTAATAGCTATGAAACTCGTAGAGCTGGATATGCAATGGCCTCACAAACACAAGATGAAATCTTCCTCGTATACGACTTGATCCCAATGAGAAGCCATAATCACAATCTCTTagtaatataaagaaaactGACGTACTGTGTAGATTTGATGTTTCTCTTTATAAACGAATAACTGCACATTTCAAGAATAAGAAGCTGCAATTTGGGACGTTGGTGTATTTGTGTGAAAGTCACGTGGCATATGATTTCAGCGGGAGTTCTTCGGCAGCGGCTTTCTTGCTGTGCATTTTGCCTTCTTTTGCTAGGCTGTGGATGATAAAAACACAGCACAAATTGTGGTCTTTTTGAAGTCTTGTGTTGAAGTCAGcaagctttttttttggattgagatgtttgttgatttgattacTAGTGTTTTCAGATTGACGATTTGGCTGGTTTCAATCTTCGTTCGATGTCTTCACAGTGTCAATGTCAATTTGTGATTCTGAAATACAAGTGTTTTCAATGATCTGGAAGGTTTCGATTATTGGATATCTGGGGGTCATCATTGGCTGTTAGTGTAACTGTCATGTAGGATCGGGATCGCCTTGTGAAGTATTCCTGGTGAGATGATAGGAGGTTCAGAAATAGACGACATTTCGAATACTTACATTTATTGGAAAAGGATGTACCTCACTGGTGACAGGTTAGAGACGATGTTTCATTTTCATAATGACGTAATAggtttctttctcttcggCTGCTGGAATGTGCGCTGCAATATTGCGTTATCATATTGAGTACTGTATATTGTCTCTTCTATCGCTTCTAGAAGGGATCTTTGCTACAGCTCCCGCATTCCTAAATCTTTGGAATGTGGTCGTCGTTAGTCAGCAATTTCATGCATCCGTCGAGATTGTAATCGACGGTTGCAGCTCAATTGCAATAAATTAATTACATGGCATGCTGGTAGCAGAACATTCCCCAAATCTGGAATAGACTGCCATTGCCAAATACCCCCAGCTCGTCTCTTGGATCGTGGGAACTGTAAGTCTTTTCCCACATCTCTTTTTTTGACCGTAGTCATTTTACCTGTACTCCAGTAGACTGAGATTCTTAGAGTTACTTGATAATTTGTGATCAACTGGAATATCTATACTTCGCCCTGGGACAATACAACCTGCTAAGCATTAACTGGCTCTGAGTGTGGAGCGAAAGCAATGGGTAAGTAATATCAGCGTTTTCTGTGTATGTTAAGATAGGAGCTGATCTTGATAttcagattcttcttctgctgatTCTTCCTCTGTTGTAACCGACAATTCTCTCGCAAGCTTGAAGTTGAGATTTAAATCATCGAAGCAATTCTGGAGACTCTTCCGAAGAGGCTTCATCCGATGGCTTATTacatttgttttgatatctcTTCTTTATGTAACAATTCGAATCGTTTCAAAGGACCAAGATATGACTGAAGGAGAGAAGCAATTTTTCAACGCTGTCTCTCTCTATCTGGTTTTAATGATTGGAATGAGTCTTACTTTTGGGTTTGAGGCCATGGCAATAGACCTAAGATGGTGGATTTTAAgtagaaaggaaagaagtcTAAGAGACGTGAGTTTCATTCATGGCCACACTCATTCAATGGCTCCTGTTGAATAAACCACAAGATCGATACAATTTTACACGCTGATAGCCTTACCACTATTGCTAGCCTCCTTGGACGCACAATTTGGTATAAGATTAGACATTTCacttgggattgggatttgggcACTATGATTATGTCGTGTTTACTTTGGATTCTTCTCAATATCGTAAGCTCATTGTACCAACTAT from Botrytis cinerea B05.10 chromosome 9, complete sequence carries:
- the Bcabz2 gene encoding Bcabz2, with the protein product MSPSPPPNSTPTFQLFTSLRYDPLLLQSPKNIESWPLPTPSPSPFYMLPYHRDRLLQAASHFSFHPAITAISGASGFQNLLSVLSNSIDTQSPTPLRVRIVLDHEGTITIESNPVPPVPLSNLFPTRLPPPTSIPTPAPTISPLTGGALTLGPTTTLPSDPTQSSPWTIIPDPSPTTPTPYTSFKTTSRTPYDTARSRAQIPTFTSPQEVLLISSHNAEIMEGSLTTPFFYRDGKWVTPSETSGGQIGTTRRWALEKGICKESTITLDSLTEGEECWISNGVRGFTWGKIQLAP